The following are from one region of the Mangifera indica cultivar Alphonso chromosome 14, CATAS_Mindica_2.1, whole genome shotgun sequence genome:
- the LOC123196743 gene encoding receptor-like protein kinase HSL1 encodes MLLFFLFLFLCSSPLLTLSLNQEGLYLQRAKQGFFDPNNVLSSWGNDRDDTPCHWHGVTCDSTNRVIKVDLSNSQLSGPFPLFFCRLQYLTSLHLQDNNINSTLPDEVSTCQTLTELNLSANLIVGKLPETLSQLKNLKYLDLSANNFSGDIPASFGEFASLESLYLMSNLLDGTISGVLGNISSLKELLLAYNPFSPGPIPSEFGNLTNLEYLWLSDCQREGHIPESITRLPKLNNLDLSLNRLTGPIPSSIAELRSIIQIELYNNSLSGELPVKWLNATKLRRLDASTNELRGTIPAELCELQLESLNLMVNRLEGPLPESISKSTKLIELKLFNNKLSGQLPSQLGTNSALQILDVSYNQFSGEIPAGLCSNGSLEDLVLIYNSFSGQIPESLGECQSLMRVRLRNNLLSGSVPEKLWGLPHVFLLELVDNSFTGQISKQVSGAYNLSVLLVSKNQFSGPIPEEVGSLNKLVEFSASDNKFTGGIPGSLVHLGQLGKLDLSGNELSGGIPERIQGWRSLYELNLADNNLSGEIPAEIGSLPVLNYLDLSGNSFSGSIPLELQNLKLNIFNLSDNQLSGEIPPLYAKEIFKNSFVGNPGLCGDLAGLCPDMNRSKNQGYLWILRSIFILAALVFVVGIVWFYVKYRSFKKNKRRIALSKWKSFHKIGFTEFEIVGCLKEENLIGSGASGRVYKVVLSSGEAVAVKKLFGRPKREDASNGSQRDEFEVEVETLGMIRHKNIVRLWCCCNSGDSKLLVYEYMPNGSLGDLLHSSKAGLLDWPTRYKIALDSAEGLSYLHHDCVPPIVHRDVKSNNILLDEEFNARVADFGVAKVVERVSKGQESMSGIAGSCGYIAPEYAYTLRVNEKSDIYSFGVVLMELVTGRLPIDPAFGDKDLVKWVCTTLDQKDFDSVIDPKLDSSYKEEICRVLEISLLCTNALPINRPSMRKVVKLLQEASTEKKSQTRKDGKLSPYYHEEASDQFVV; translated from the exons ATGCTTCTGttcttcctctttctcttcCTCTGTTCTTCACCTCTTCTTACTCTTTCTCTGAACCAAGAAGGTCTCTACCTACAGCGTGCCAAACAGGGTTTCTTTGATCCGAATAACGTCCTCTCCTCGTGGGGTAACGACCGTGACGACACTCCGTGCCACTGGCATGGCGTAACCTGCGACTCAACCAACCGAGTCATCAAGGTCGACCTTTCCAATTCACAACTATCGGGGCCGTTCCCTCTCTTCTTTTGTCGGCTTCAGTACCTCACTTCCCTCCATCTTCAGGACAACAACATCAACTCTACACTGCCGGACGAGGTTTCCACGTGTCAGACTCTTACGGAGTTGAATTTAAGCGCCAATTTGATCGTTGGTAAGCTTCCTGAAACTCTATCGCAGTTGAAGAATCTTAAATATTTGGACTTGAGTGCCAATAACTTCTCTGGAGATATTCCGGCGAGTTTTGGTGAGTTTGCTAGCCTTGAATCGCTCTACCTCATGTCTAATCTTTTAGATGGGACAATTTCCGGTGTGCTTGGTAACATTTCGTCTCTTAAAGAGCTTCTTCTTGCTTATAATCCGTTTTCGCCGGGTCCGATACCGAGTGAATTCGGTAACTTGACGAACCTTGAATATCTTTGGCTCTCTGACTGTCAGCGCGAGGGTCATATTCCGGAGAGCATAACTCGGTTGCCTAAGCTTAATAATTTAGACTTGTCGTTGAACAGACTCACTGGGCCAATCCCGAGTTCGATAGCTGAGTTAAGAAGTATAATACAAATAGAGTTGTATAACAATTCTTTATCGGGTGAATTACCGGTTAAATGGCTTAATGCAACGAAGTTGCGGCGACTAGACGCGTCGACGAATGAGTTGAGGGGGACGATTCCGGCCGAGTTGTGTGAATTGCAGCTGGAGTCACTCAACCTGATGGTGAACAGATTGGAGGGTCCTTTGCCAGAGAGCATAAGTAAGTCGACAAAGTTGATCGAACTCAAATTGTTCAACAACAAACTCAGCGGTCAGTTGCCCAGTCAACTCGGGACGAACTCGGCATTACAGATACTGGACGTCTCATACAACCAGTTTTCTGGTGAAATCCCCGCGGGCTTGTGTTCAAACGGGTCGTTAGAGGATCTGGTATTGATATACAATTCATTTTCAGGGCAAATACCAGAAAGTCTTGGAGAGTGCCAGAGCTTAATGAGGGTTCGGCTAAGGAACAATTTGTTATCAGGTTCAGTTCCTGAAAAGTTATGGGGATTACCACATGTTTTTTTGTTAGAGCTTGTGGATAATTCATTTACTGGCCAAATATCAAAACAAGTTTCAGGTGCATATAACCTTTCTGTTCTTTTGGTTTCCAAGAATCAGTTTTCTGGGCCCATCCCAGAAGAAGTCGGgtcattaaataaattagttgaatTTTCTGCTTCTGATAATAAGTTTACTGGAGGAATTCCTGGTAGTTTAGTGCATTTGGGGCAGTTGGGGAAGCTTGATCTGAGTGGAAATGAACTTTCGGGTGGGATCCCAGAAAGAATTCAAGGCTGGAGGAGTCTGTATGAGCTCAATTTGGCGGATAATAATCTGTCTGGTGAAATTCCGGCTGAAATTGGGAGCTTGCCAGTGCTAAACTATCTTGATCTTTCTGGGAATTCCTTTTCGGGAAGCATCCCACTCGAATTGCAAAATTTGAAGctgaatatatttaatttgtcagATAATCAGCTCTCTGGTGAGATTCCCCCTCTTTATGCTAAGGAAATTTTTAAGAATAGCTTTGTGGGGAATCCTGGTTTGTGTGGGGACTTGGCTGGTCTGTGTCCTGACATGAACAGATCTAAGAACCAGGGTTATCTGTGGATTCTGCGGTCAATCTTCATACTTGCAGCTCTAGTTTTTGTTGTTGGTATTGTTTGGTTCTATGTCAAATATAGGAGTTTCAAGAAGAATAAGAGAAGAATTGCTTTATCGAAGTGGAAATCTTTCCATAAAATTGGCTTCACTGAATTTGAGATTGTTGGATGTCTCAAAGAGGAAAACTTGATCGGAAGTGGGGCTTCTGGGAGAGTTTATAAAGTTGTTCTTAGTAGTGGTGAAGCAGTGGCAGTGAAAAAGCTGTTTGGAAGACCCAAGAGGGAGGATGCAAGTAATGGGTCACAGAGAGATGAATTTGAAGTAGAAGTTGAAACACTGGGGATGATTCGGCACAAGAATATTGTGAGATTGTGGTGCTGTTGCAACAGTGGAGATAGCAAGCTTCTAGTTTATGAATACATGCCAAATGGGAGCTTGGGGGATTTGTTGCATAGCAGCAAGGCAGGTTTGTTGGATTGGCCAACCAGGTATAAGATAGCTTTAGATTCAGCTGAGGGGTTGTCTTATTTGCATCATGATTGTGTTCCTCCAATTGTTCATCGAGATGTGAAATCCAACAATATACTTTTGGATGAAGAGTTTAATGCTAGAGTTGCGGATTTTGGAGTCGCTAAAGTGGTTGAAAGGGTTAGCAAGGGACAAGAGTCTATGTCTGGGATTGCGGGTTCTTGCGGTTACATTGCACCAG AATATGCTTATACTCTTCGAGTGAACGAAAAGAGTGACATATACAGTTTTGGAGTTGTTCTCATGGAGTTAGTTACTGGTAGACTTCCAATTGATCCAGCATTTGGGGATAAAGACTTGGTAAAATGGGTCTGCACCACCTTGGACCAGAAAGATTTTGACAGTGTGATTGACCCCAAACTCGATTCTAGTTACAAGGAAGAAATCTGCAGGGTCCTGGAGATCAGTCTCCTCTGCACCAATGCACTTCCTATTAACCGCCCTTCAATGCGAAAGGTGGTTAAGTTGTTGCAAGAGGCTAGTACTGAGAAGAAATCTCAGACCAGGAAGGATGGGAAGCTCTCCCCTTACTATCACGAAGAGGCCTCCGATCAATTTGTAGTTTAA
- the LOC123195428 gene encoding protein DMP7-like: MEIKIENGESTTTIEDKMQPLLQNAAIPLKQPKTPAQKAIRKTIKGTGHLIRLLPTGSVLTFQIVSPILTHQGKCPTHTNRVITLAFLALCGLSCFILRLTDSFRDERAKVRHGLATFRGLWVLDTPLKLSPEEAARYRLKFIDFFHAFASILVFAAVALFDKNVVNCFCPHPSDETKELLVSVPVCIGVACSILFVLFPSKRHGIGSSVFRNQ; this comes from the coding sequence ATGGaaattaagattgaaaatgGAGAATCAACAACAACTATTGAAGACAAGATGCAACCCCTTTTGCAAAATGCAGCAATTCCCCTAAAACAACCGAAAACGCCTGCACAGAAGGCCATAAGGAAAACAATCAAAGGAACAGGGCATTTGATAAGGCTTCTCCCCACGGGCTCTGTCCTTACATTCCAAATTGTTTCTCCCATTTTAACCCATCAAGGCAAATGCCCCACTCACACAAACAGAGTTATAACTTTAGCCTTCTTGGCTCTCTGTGGACTGTCATGTTTCATTTTGCGTTTAACCGATAGCTTCCGGGATGAAAGGGCAAAAGTTAGACATGGGCTAGCTACATTCAGAGGCCTCTGGGTTCTTGACACACCACTGAAACTTTCACCAGAAGAGGCTGCTAGATATCGCCTAaaattcattgatttttttcatgCCTTTGCGTCAATATTGGTTTTCGCAGCAGTTGCATTGTTTGACAAAAATGTTGTAAATTGTTTCTGCCCACATCCGTCAGATGAAACCAAAGAGCTCTTAGTGTCGGTGCCTGTTTGCATTGGAGTTGCGTGCAGTATATTGTTCGTTTTGTTCCCCTCCAAGCGCCATGGAATTGGGTCCTCTGTCTTTCGGAATCAGTAG